The Lepidochelys kempii isolate rLepKem1 chromosome 5, rLepKem1.hap2, whole genome shotgun sequence genome window below encodes:
- the APC gene encoding adenomatous polyposis coli protein isoform X3, producing the protein MASSGQIDLLERLKELNLDSGNFPGVKLRPKMSLHSYGSREGSVSSRSGECSPVPMGSFPRRGFMNGSRESTGYLEELEKERSLLLAELEKEEKEKDWYYAQLQNLTKRIDSLPLTENFSLQTDMTRRQLEYEARQIRAAMEEQLGTCQDMEKRAQVRVARIQQIEKDILRIRQLLQSQAAEAERAPQSKHDSGSHEAERQNEGQGAAEISMATTGNGQGSTARMDHETASVMSTYSVPRRLTSHLGTKVTEDYKPQVEMVYSLLSMLGTHDKDDMSRTLLAMSSSQDSCIAMRQSGCLPLLIQLLHGNDKDSVLLGNSRGSKEARARASAALHNIIHSQPDDKRGRREIRVLHLLEQIRAYCETCWEWQEVHEQGMDQDKNPRPAPVEHQICPAVCVLMKLSFDEEHRHAMNELGGLQAIAELLQVDCEMYGLTNDHYSVTLRRYAGMALTNLTFGDVANKATLCSMKGCMRALVAQLKSESEDLQQVIASVLRNLSWRADVNSKKTLREVGSVKALMECALEVKKESTLKSVLSALWNLSAHCTENKADICSVDGALAFLVGTLTYRSQTNTLAIIESGGGILRNVSSLIATNEDHRQILRENSCLQTLLQHLKSHSLTIVSNACGTLWNLSARNAKDQEALWDMGAVSMLKNLIHSKHKMIAMGSAAALRNLMANRPAKYKDANIMSPGSSLPSLHVRKQKALEAELDAQHLSETFDNIDNLSPKTSHRNKQRHKQNLYSEYVLDSSRHDDGICRTESFNTSNVTVLSPYLNTTVLPGSSSSNRGNIENSRSEKDRSVDRERTMGLGNYHPATENAGNASKRIGMQISTAAAQIAKVMEEVTNMHIPQEDRSSGSTAEMHCLTEDRNALRRTSTAHAHSNTYNFPKPENSNRACPVPYAKMEYTRASNDSLNSVSSSDGYGKRGQMKPSIESYSEDDESKFCSYGQYPADLAHKIHSANHMDDNDGELDTPINYSLKYSDEQLNSGRQSPSQNERWARPKHIIEDEIKQNEQRQSRSQSTTYPGYTEGGDDNHMKYQSPFGQQDLFRSRGSNSSEQNRVGTTHGMNQKVNQSLCQVDDYDDDKPTNYSERYSEGEQHEDEEDRPTIYSIKYSEEEHHVDQPIDYSLKYSTEVPSSSQKPSFSFSKSSSVQSTKTDHISSSSGNTSTPSASSKRQNQLHPSAAQRGGHAQKPASCKSPSINQETIQTYCVEDTPICFSRCSSLSSLSSAEDEIGRDQATRVTDASNTLQIAELKDNSVTLSTEGAVSEVPSTSQHIRTKSNRLQASSLSPSDSSRHKAVEFSSGAKSPSKSGAQTPKSPPEHYVQETPLMFSRCTSVSSLDSFESRSIASSVQSEPCSGMVSGIISPSDLPDSPGQTMPPSRSKTPPPAQAVPVKRETAKGKVPNVEKRESGSRQAAVNAAVQRVQVLPDADTLLHFATESTPDGFSCSSSLSALSLDEPFIQKDVELRIMPPVHENEAEPEQPEDTKDNQEKKAEKPTETEKDILDDSDDDDIEILEECIISAMPTKSSRKAKKLSQTTASKIPPPVARKPSHLPVYKLLPSQNRLQSQKHVSFTPGDDMPRVYCVEGTPINFSTATSLSDLTIESPPNELANVENVGTRAESGEFEKRDTIPTEGRSTDDAQRGKDSTVSNSGLDDDKTEEGDILAECINSAMPKGKSHKPFRVKKIMDQIQQASASSSVSGKNQPEGEKKKLTSPVKPMPQSNEYRARLRKNTEPRSNFSSERTCSDNKDTKKQNFKNNSRDFNDKLPNNEERVRGSFAFDSPHHYTPIEGTPYCFSRNDSLSSLDFDDDDVDLSREKAELRKGKETKETETKACTDTEQTSNQQSTSRTQGQKHPTGRSQLKTLMQKQTPFPQPSKDIPDRGAAMDEKMQNFAIENTPVCFSRNSSLSSLSDIDQENNNNKESETTKRTEPPDSQIESSRPQASGYAPKSFHVEDTPVCFSRNSSLSSLSIDSEDDLLQECISSAMPKKKKPSRVKSESEKNSSRNMGGILAEDLTLDLRDIKRPDSEHGFSPDSENFDWKAIQEGANSIVSSLHQAAAAASLSRQASSDSDSILSLKSGISLGSPFHLTPDQEEKPFTSNKGPRIIKPGEKSTLETKKVESENKGIKGGKKVYKSMITGKVRSNSEVSSQLKQPQQTNMPSISRGRTMIHIPGVRNSSSSTSPVSKKGPPLKNTASKSPNEGQSSTSSPRGAKSSVKSEPSPITRQPSQQGGSSKGPSRSGSRDSTPSRPQQQPLSRPLQSPGRSSISPGRNGISPPNKLSQLPRTSSPSTASTKSSGSGRMSYTSPGRQMSQQNLAKQTGLPKSASGIPRSESASKGLNQILSSSGSNKKVELSRMSSTKSSGSESDRSERPVLVRQSTFIKEAPSPTLRRKLEESASFESLSPSRPDSPTRSQIQTPVLSPSLPDMSLSSHSTVQASGWRKLPPNLNPSVEYNDGRPAKRHDIARSHSESPSRLPINRSGTWKREHSKHSSSLPRVSTWRRTGSSSSILSASSESSEKAKSEDEKQHGSSFSGYIQTKENQVPAKGTWRKIKENEISQIMSNPSHNSSSDATNGADSKTLIYQMAPAVSKTEDVWVRIEDCPINNPRSGRSPTGNTPPVIDSVLEKGNANGKDSKDIQGKQNAGNGNVPVRTMGLENRLNSFIQIDSPDKKGTETKPVLSNPVPAPETNESIINERTPFSSSSSSKHSSPSGAVAARVTPFNYNPSPRKSSADNSSARPSQIPTPVNNSTKKRDSKTENTDSSGTQSPKRHSGSYLVTSV; encoded by the exons GTGGAAATGGTGTATTCTTTGTTGTCAATGCTTGGTACTCATGATAAGGATGACATGTCACGAACTTTGCTAGCTATGTCTAGCTCCCAAGACAGCTGCATAGCCATGCGTCAGTCTGGATGTCTTCCTCTCCTCATCCAGCTTTTACATGGCAACGATAAAGACTCTGTGTTATTAGGAAACTCTCGGGGCAGTAAGGAGGCCCGTGCCAGAGCCAGTGCAGCGCTGCATAACATCATTCACTCACAGCCTGATGATAAGCGAGGCAGGCGGGAAATCCGTGTACTCCATCTTTTGGAACAGATCCGAGCTTACTGTGAAACATGTTGGGAATGGCAGGAGGTACATGAACAAGGCATGGACCAAGACAAAAATCCAA GGCCAGCTCCAGTTGAACATCAGATCTGTCCTGCAGTGTGTGTTCTGATGAAACTTTCATTTGATGAAGAACACAGGCACGCGATGAATGAGCTTG GGGGGTTGCAGGCTATTGCAGAACTGTTGCAAGTGGATTGTGAAATGTATGGGCTTACAAATGACCACTACAGTGTTACATTAAGACGGTATGCTGGAATGGCTCTAACAAATTTGACTTTTGGAGATGTGGCAAACAAG GCTACATTGTGTTCTATGAAGGGCTGCATGAGAGCGCTTGTTGCCCAATTAAAATCTGAAAGTGAAGACTTGCAGCAG GTTATTGCAAGTGTTTTGAGGAATTTGTCCTGGCGAGCAGATGTAAACAGTAAAAAGACTTTGCGTGAAGTTGGAAGTGTGAAAGCATTGATGGAATGTGCTTTGGAAGTTAAAAAG GAATCCACCCTTAAAAGTGTATTGAGTGCCTTATGGAATTTGTCAGCTCATTGCACTGAGAATAAAGCTGATATATGTTCTGTGGATGGTGCTCTGGCCTTTTTAGTTGGCACATTGACTTACCGAAGCCAAACAAATACTTTAGCCATCATTGAAAGTGGAGGAGGAATACTACGGAATGTTTCTAGCTTGATTGCTACAAATGAGGATCACAG GCAAATCTTGAGAGAGAACAGCTGCTTACAAACGTTGTTACAGCATTTGAAGTCACACAGCTTGACAATAGTCAGTAATGCATGTGGGACCCTGTGGAACCTCTCTGCACGAAATGCAAAGGACCAGGAAGCATTGTGGGACATGGGAGCAGTTAGCATGCTCAAAAACCTCATTCATTCAAAGCACAAAATGATAGCTATGGGCAGTGCTGCAGCTTTAAGGAATCTGATGGCAAATAGGCCTGCAAAGTATAAGGATGCCAATATTATGTCTCCAGGCTCAAGCTTACCCTCTCTTCATGTTAGAAAGCAAAAGGCACTGGAAGCAGAGTTAGATGCTCAGCATTTGTCTGAGACTTTTGACAACATTGATAATTTAAGCCCCAAAACATCTCACCGTAATAAGCAGAGACATAAGCAAAATCTGTATAGCGAATATGTTTTGGATTCTAGTCGACATGATGATGGAATTTGCAGGACCGAGAGTTTTAATACAAGTAACGTGACTGTACTTTCACCATATTTAAATACTACAGTGTTGCCTGGCTCCTCTTCCTCCAATAGAGGAAATATAGAAAACTCTCGATCTGAAAAGGACAGAAGTGTGGACAGAGAGAGAACAATGGGATTAGGCAACTATCACCCAGCTACAGAAAATGCTGGGAACGCCTCTAAGCGAATAGGAATGCAGATCTCTACTGCTGCAGCTCAGATTGCCAAAGTAATGGAAGAAGTAACGAATATGCATATTCCACAAGAAGACAGAAGTTCTGGATCCACAGCTGAAATGCACTGCTTGACAGAAGACAGGAATGCATTAAGAAGAACATCCACTGCCCATGCCCATTCGAACACTTATAACTTTCCTAAACCCGAGAATTCAAACAGGGCATGTCCTGTGCCTTATGCAAAAATGGAATATACGAGAGCTTCAAATGACAGCTTAAATAGCGTCAGTAGTAGTGATGGCTATGGTAAAAGAGGTCAAATGAAACCTTCCATTGAGTCTTACTCTGAAGATGATGAAAGTAAATTTTGCAGTTATGGACAATATCCAGCTGATTTAGCTCACAAGATACATAGCGCAAATCATATGGATGACAATGATGGAGAACTGGACACTCCAATCAATTACAGTCTTAAATATTCAGATGAACAGTTGAATTCTGGAAGGCAAAGCCCCTCACAGAATGAAAGATGGGCAAGACCTAAACATATAATAGaagatgaaataaaacaaaatgaacaaaGGCAGTCAAGAAGTCAAAGTACAACCTATCCTGGATATACTGAAGGTGGTGATGATAATCACATGAAATACCAGTCACCTTTTGGCCAGCAAGATCTTTTCAGATCAAGAGGATCCAACAGTTCAGAACAAAACAGAGTAGGCACTACTCATGGGATGAATCAGAAAGTAAACCAGTCCTTGTGCCAGGTTGATGATTACGATGATGATAAGCCAACCAACTACAGTGAGCGTTACTCTGAGGGGGAACAACATGAAGATGAAGAAGACAGACCAACTATTTACAGTATAAAGTACAGTGAAGAGGAGCACCATGTAGATCAACCTATTGATTATAGTCTGAAATACTCAACAGAAGTTCCTTCCTCTTCTCAGAAaccatctttttctttttcaaagagtTCGTCAGTACAAAGCACTAAAACTGATCATATCTCATCAAGTAGTGGGAACACATCAACCCCTTCAGCTAGCTCAAAGAGACAGAACCAGCTTCATCCAAGTGCTGCACAGAGAGGGGGTCATGCTCAGAAGCCTGCCTCCTGTAAGAGTCCTTCCATCAACCAGGAAACTATACAGACTTATTGTGTGGAAGATACACCAATATGTTTTTCAAGATGTAGCTCTTTGTCATCTTTGTCCTCGGCTGAAGATGAAATAGGGCGTGATCAAGCCACACGTGTAACAGATGCCAGTAACACACTGCAGATAGCAGAACTGAAAGACAATAGTGTCACTCTGTCAACTGAAGGTGCAGTTAGTGAAGTCCCATCAACATCACAACATATTAGAACAAAATCCAATAGACTTCAGGCTTCTAGTTTATCTCCTTCTGATTCATCTAGACATAAAGCTGTTGAATTTTCTTCAGGTGCCAAATCTCCTTCAAAAAGTGGTGCTCAGACTCCTAAAAGTCCACCAGAACATTACGTACAGGAGACTCCACTCATGTTTAGCAGATGTACTTCTGTAAGTTCCTTGGATAGTTTTGAAAGCCGTTCCATTGCTAGCTCTGTTCAAAGTGAGCCTTGCAGCGGAATGGTAAGTGGTATTATAAGCCCCAGTGATCTTCCAGATAGCCCTGGACAAACAATGCCTCCAAGTAGAAGTaaaaccccaccccctgctcaagcagTTCCAGTAAAGAGAGAAACAGCTAAAGGTAAAGTACCCAATGTTGAAAAGAGAGAGTCTGGTTCTAGACAAGCAGCTGTAAACGCAGCTGTTCAAAGAGTTCAGGTATTGCCAGATGCTGATACATTGTTACATTTTGCTACCGAAAGTACACCAGATGGATTTTCTTGTTCCTCCAGCCTAAGTGCTCTGAGTCTTGATGAACCATTTATTCAGAAAGATGTAGAGTTGAGAATAATGCCTCCTGTTCATGAAAATGAAGCAGAACCTGAACAGCCAGAAGATACAAAGGATAACCAAGAGAAGAAAGCAGAGAAGCCTACTGAAACAGAAAAGGATATACTAGATGattctgatgatgatgatattgaaATATTAGAAGAATGTATTATTTCTGCTATGCCAACAAAATCTTCACGCAAAGCCAAAAAGCTTTCTCAAACAACTGCTTCAAAAATACCTCCTCCTGTAGCCAGGAAGCCAAGCCATTTGCCAGTGTACAAACTCCTCCCTTCCCAAAATAGATTGCAGTCTCAAAAGCATGTTAGTTTTACACCTGGAGATGATATGCCACGTGTGTATTGTGTTGAAGGTACACCAATAAATTTTTCAACAGCTACATCTCTGAGTGATCTCACAATAGAATCACCACCAAATGAGTTGGCCAATGTGGAGAATGTGGGTACAAGGGCAGAATCAGGTGAATTTGAAAAGAGAGATACCATTCCTACCGAAGGTAGAAGTACAGATGATGCTCAAAGAGGGAAAGACTCAACTGTGTCTAACTCAGGATTGGATGATGACAAAACAGAAGAAGGTGACATTCTTGCAGAGTGCATTAACTCTGCTATGCCAAAGGGAAAAAGCCACAAGCCTTTCAGGGTAAAAAAGATAATGGATCAGATTCAACAAGCGTCAGCATCTTCGTCTGTAAGTGGTAAAAACCAACCAGAAGGTGAGAAAAAGAAGCTAACATCTCCAGTAAAGCCTATGCCTCAAAGTAATGAGTACAGAGCTCGCTTAAGAAAAAACACAGAGCCAAGAAGTAATTTTAGTAGTGAAAGAACCTGTTCAGACAACAAAGATACAAAGAAACAGAACTTCAAAAATAACTCGAGAGACTTCAATGATAAACTTCCAAATAATGAGGAACGTGTAAGAGGAAGCTTTGCATTTGATTCCCCTCATCATTACACACCTATTGAggggactccttattgtttttcaCGGAATGACTCACTAAGTTCACTAGactttgatgatgatgatgttgacCTTTCTAGGGAGAAGGctgaattaagaaaaggaaaagaaactaaGGAAACAGAAACCAAAGCTTGCACTGATACAGAACAGACTTCAAATCAGCAGTCAACTAGTCGGACACAAGGTCAAAAACATCCAACAGGCAGAAGTCAGCTTAAAACTTTGATGCAGAAGCAAACCCCTTTCCCTCAACCATCCAAAGATATCCCGGACAGAGGCGCAGCTATGGATGagaaaatgcagaattttgctaTTGAAAATACTCCCGTTTGTTTTTCTCGCAATTCATCTTTGAGTTCGCTCAGTGATATTGAtcaagaaaacaacaacaacaaagaaagtGAAACTACAAAACGAACTGAACCTCCTGATTCACAGATAGAATCCAGTAGACCACAGGCCTCTGGTTATGCACCCAAATCATTTCATGTTGAAGATACACCTGTGTGTTTTTCTAGAAACAGTTCTCTTAGTTCTCTTAGTATTGACTCAGAAGATGACCTTTTGCAGGAATGCATTAGTTCTGCCATGCCTAAAAAGAAAAAGCCCTCAAGAGTCAAGAGTGAAAGTGAAAAGAATAGTTCCAGAAACATGGGTGGTATATTGGCAGAAGACCTGACACTAGATTTGAGAGATATAAAGAGGCCTGATTCAGAGCATGGTTTCTCACCTGATTCAGAGAATTTTGATTGGAAAGCTATTCAAGAAGGTGCAAATTCTATAGTTAGCAGCTTacaccaagctgctgctgctgcttcactgTCTAGACAAGCTTCATCAGACTCTGATTCCATCCTTTCACTAAAATCTGGAATTTCTTTAGGGTCACCGTTTCATCTTACTCCAGACCAAGAAGAAAAACCCTTTACTAGTAATAAAGGTCCGAGAATTATTAAGCCAGGGGAGAAAAGTACATTGGAAACTAAAAAAGTAGAGTCGGAAAATAAAGGAatcaaaggaggaaagaaagtgtATAAAAGTATGATTACAGGAAAAGTTCGCTCTAATTCAGAAGTTTCAAGCCAGTTGAAGCAGCCCCAGCAAACAAATATGCCTTCAATCTCACGAGGTAGGACAATGATTCACATTCCAGGGGTTCGAAATAGCTCTTCCAGTACAAGTCCAGTTTCAAAAAAAGGGCCCCCACTCAAGAACACAGCCTCCAAAAGTCCCAATGAAGGCCAGAGTTCGACTAGTTCCCCGAGAGGAGCCAAGTCATCAGTGAAATCAGAGCCAAGTCCTATAACCAGGCAGCCATCTCAACAGGGTGGGTCAAGTAAAGGACCTTCTAGGTCAGGATCTAGAGATTCCACTCCTTCTAGACCTCAACAGCAGCCATTAAGCAGACCTCTGCAGTCTCCAGGTCGAAGCTCAATTTCCCCAGGCAGAAACGGTATAAGCCCTCCTAATAAACTGTCTCAACTGCCAAGGACTTCATCTCCCAGTACAGCTTCAACTAAGTCCTCGGGTTCAGGACGAATGTCATACACGTCACCAGGCAGACAGATGAGCCAGCAAAACCTTGCAAAACAAACAGGGTTACCCAAAAGTGCTAGTGGTATTCCCAGAAGTGAGTCTGCCTCAAAAGGTTTGAACCAAATTCTTAGTAGTAGTGGCTCAAACAAAAAGGTTGAACTATCTAGAATGTCATCCACAAAATCCAGTGGAAGTGAATCTGACAGATCAGAGAGACCTGTTCTAGTGCGCCAGTCAACTTTTATTAAAGAAGCTCCAAGTCCAACTCTACGAAGGAAATTAGAAGAGTCAGCTTCATTTGAATCTTTGTCTCCTTCTAGACCCGATTCTCCCACCCGATCCCAAATACAGACCCCAGTTTTAAGTCCATCACTTCCTGATATGTCCTTATCTTCTCATTCAACTGTACAGGCTAGTGGTTGGCGAAAATTACCTCCTAATCTTAACCCTTCTGTAGAATATAATGATGGGAGACCAGCAAAACGTCATGATATAGCTCGCTCTCATTCTGAGAGTCCATCTAGGCTGCCAATCAATAGATCAGGAACATGGAAGCGTGAGCACAGTAAGCATTCTTCATCGCTTCCTCGTGTTAGCACTTGGCGTAGAACTGGAAGTTCTTCCTCAATTCTGTCTGCTTCTTCAGAATCCAGTGAAAAGGCAAAAAGTGAAGATGAAAAGCAACATGGAAGTTCTTTTTCTGGGTACATACAAACTAAAGAAAATCAAGTACCAGCAAAAGGGACGTGGAGAAAGATAAAGGAAAATGAAATTTCTCAGATAATGAGTAATCCTTCTCATAATTCCTCTTCAGATGCTACAAATGGTGCTGATTCAAAAACTTTAATTTACCAGATGGCACCTGCTGTCTCTAAGACTGAGGATGTGTGGGTGAGGATTGAAGACTGCCCTATTAATAATCCTAGATCTGGACGATCACCTACTGGAAATACTCCCCCAGTTATTGACAGTGTTTTAGAGAAGGGGAATGCGAATGGTAAAGATTCTAAAGATATTCAGGgaaaacaaaatgcagggaatGGAAATGTTCCTGTTCGCACAATGGGTTTAGAAAATCGCCTGAATTCATTCATTCAGATAGACAGCCCAGATAAGAAGGGAACTGAAACAAAACCTGTGCTGAGTAATCCTGTTCCTGCACCAGAGACCAATGAAAGCATTATTAATGAACGTACACCATTCAGTTCCAGCAGCTCAAGCAAACACAGTTCACCTAGTGGAGCTGTTGCAGCAAGAGTGACTCCTTTCAACTACAATCCAAGTCCACGAAAGAGCAGTGCAGACAACAGTTCTGCTCGACCATCACAGATACCAACACCAGTAAATAACAGCACAAAGAAACGAGATTCAAAGACTGAAAATACAGACTCTAGTGGAACTCAGAGTCCTAAACGTCATTCTGGGTCTTACCTGGTGACTTctgtttaa